GAATACGAATCCAAGAAAGTCAAAGATCCCCGGCAGGAAGCGTTGGCTTCCCTCTGTCATGTTCTGTTCGGGACCAACCAGTTTCTCTATGTTGAGTAATAAAATTACACGGCATACTATATAAATTACCTGATCTCCGAAGGGAGTGAGTTGTGTTACAACAATTTGATCAATCTTCTGCCAGTTCCCGTCGTCATTTTCTGGCGCAGAGTGCATTCGGTGTTTCTTCGCTGGCGCTGGCATCACTGTTAAAAGAGGAACAGCTGCTGGCGGCCCCGGAAAAGCCCGCACTGGAAGAGAAAACATACGATCTGCTTCCGAAGAAAACGAATCACCCGGCACGGGCCAAGTCGATGATTTCGATCTTCTGTGGCGGCGGACCAAGCCACCTCGACCTGTTTGATCGGAAGCCGATGCTCGATCAATATGCGGGTAAACGCTTTCCCGGAGATGGGATCAAATACGATAACGCCGGTCAGGCGACATCGATCATCATGCCCGCACCCAATACGTTCGAAAAGTGTGGTGAATCGGGGATGGAGATCAACACGGCGATGCTGCCTCACTTGGGGGAAGTCGTCGATGACATCACGTTGATCCGCTCGATGCAGCTGCCGAATATTCGCAATCACGTCGCAGGCATGCGGGCGATGACCACCGGTCGCGGACGCGAAGGCTGGCCTTCTCTGGGAAGCTGGATCACCTATGGTCTGGGCGCAGAGACGCAGAATCTTCCCGCGTTTGTTGCGATTACCATTCCCCGAAATCCCGTTGGTTCTCCGTTCTGGGACAGTCGCCATCTGCCTTCCATTTATCAGGGGACAGTTGTCAGCAAGTCGGAACCGCGGATTGCCAATTTGAATCCGATCCGGGAATTGAGAGGCAAGCCACAGTCAAATCAGCTGGATCTGTTGAAAGAACTAAATCAGATTCATCTGAAACGACACCCGGGCGAAGATGATCTGTCGGCACGGATTGCCAGTTATGAACTGGCGGCCCGCATGCAGACGGCGGCGACCGAAGCATTGGATTTGACCAAAGAGACCGAAGCGACGCACAAAATGTATGGCGTTGATGATCCCGTGACAAAAGAGTTTGCCGATGCCTGTATTTTGGCGCGGCGGTTTGTTGAGCGTGGTGTGCGTTTTGTGCAGATCTGGAATTATGCCTGGGACATGCACGAGAATATCTTTGAATCGCTGCAAAGGCGCTGTGATGCCTGCGATAAACCGTGTGCTGCCCTTGTGACCGATTTGAAAAATCGGGGTCTGCTGGATTCCACAATGGTTCAATGGGGGGGCGAAATGGGACGTCTGCCTGTGATTCAGGATCGTGGAAAAGGGAAGAAACCGGGCCGCGATCATAACACTGAAGGGTTCAGCATCTGGATGGCGGGCGGCGGGATCAAAGAGGGCCACGTGCATGGTGCGACGGATGACTTTGGTCATCGCGCCGTTGAGGATGTGGTCACCCAACACGATTTTCATGCGACGCTGCTGCATCAGTTCGGTTTGAATTACGCAGACTTGAATTACGCTCACAATGCCCAGCCTGTTGCGCTGGTTGAGCCTGGTCAGGGAAAAGTGGCGACCGGTATCTTGAAGTAAGTTCGTGGATCTAAGGAGCAGATATGCTGGGGCGACGTGTTGTTTTGATCGGATTCATTCTGTCAGTCATTGTCGCTGTCCCGCATGCAGGGGCTGGTGAGCTTACTGTTTCTTCTGCGTTTGAGGGGGGATCTGCAGAAGTTCTGGAGATTGATCAGACCACGCGCTCCATTAAAATACGCCCGGCGGGAGATCCGCAATTTGGCTGGCCTTGCTGGTGGTATTTTCAAGTGACCGGGATTCAGCCCGGCGAAGCGATCACTGTCACCGTCGATGCCAGTCAGATGAAACAGGCGAACGGTCAGAAGCTGTCGAGCAATTGGGCTCTGCCTGAACGGGCTGCTTTCAGTGTCGATCAGAAACACTGGCGGCAGACGCCCGCCGGAGTCAAAGATCCTGGCACGTTCCAGTGGACAGTGAAAGTGGACGCGGCACAGGCGTGGTTTGCCTGGGGGCCGCCGTTTGTGCCCGCTGATGCGAAACAGCTGGTCGACCGCTTGAGCCGGGAGCATGCTAATGTGACGGCGTTTGAATTATGCAAGACACGTGCGGGGCGTGCGGTTCCTGCATTAGTGGTAAGCGAAAGTGGGGACAAGAATGATTCACGAATGGTGATCTGGGTTCAGGCCCGTCAACATGCGTGGGAGTCGGGGGGCAGCTGGGTTGGTCGCGGGTTCATTGAATGGGCGGTCAGCGAGGATCCGCAGGCGATGGCATTGAGAAAGAAAGCAGACATTTATTTTGTTCCGATCATGGACGTCGATAATGTGGCGACCGGAAACGGGGGCAAAAATCAGGTGCCGCATGATCATAACCGGGACTGGTCAGAAACGCCTCGCTGGAATTCCGTCAAAACGGCGATGCGGTCAATCAAAGAATTTGATGAGCAGAAGCGACTGGTGCTGTTTGTCGATTTGCACAATCCGGGGTCGAATTCCAAACGCCCGTTTTTTTATGTGACGCCCCCGGAACTGGCGACAAAAAAACGGAAACAGCTTCAGGGTGCGTTCATTGCCGCTTGTCGGCACGAGATGAAAGTGCCCTTGGAGTTAGATCAGAATACCCCGTCGACCGGACCTAAGTATGATCAACGCTGGAAGGAGATCTCCAGTAACTGGGTTCGCAGCGCGACGCGCGAGCATGTGGTGGGGATTACGCTGGAGACCTGCTGGAATACCCGGTACAGCAATCCTGCGGGTTACATGACTGTGGGCCGACAATTGGGACTGGGCATCGCTCGGTATTTGAAGACCGACCCTCGCTCATCCTCTGCCCCTGATTGATCGGTGCTACCGTTCGAAGGTGAAGTGTCCGCAGTGCGTAGCAGTATGCTTGAGCTAGATAGTGTTTCTTAATTCGAACTGGCTTTACCAAAGACGCCTAACCGGGGCTAACGCCCTACGGCTAATGCGCATTTACTGCGATCATCGTCCTCAAAACAAAGTCAACAGCACACTGTCGGCCACGGTGAATTCTTACATAGATAACTCTATAGACCTCAAAATCACGCTCAGAACTAATCAATCAACGCGACCTAGCGGGACTCGTCCAGCTTCTCAAAGACGGCTTTCATCAAGAGCGGCAGGACGACGGTGGCATCGGCGTAGACTTCGGCGAAACGGCCGCCATCTTGTGGAGAAACGAACTTGCCCCAGCTGACTCCTTCCGAATAGGTACAGCCGGAGAGGCCGCCCCAGTGAACCGGTTCGGGACAGATGCGGATGCCGTATTTGAAACGGGGTTCTTTCCATTCTGTGCCGAGCCGATAGTTGGCGATTTCGTAATAAGGGGCGACCTGCTGTGCCCAGTTGCGGGGGACGCCGCCACCGATGGTGAAGATACCCAGTGTGGAGGCATCTCGCATCAGTTGAGCGTATTCCTGCAGGTCAATAAAGGGGTTGAAGCTGGGAAGTGCTGTCAGGATCTCGGCCTGATCAAGGTCTTCCAGTGCTTTACCCGACTGGGCGATGTATTCCGACATGGCCCAGGTGGAGACATCGAGGCCGATTTCGCTGTCGGTGAAGGCGGGGATGAAGACGGGGACGTTCTGTTCGTAGGCACTTCTGAGGATGCCGCGCCCTTCGTCGATTTCGGAGAGCCGCTTGCCTAAGGCTCGGCAGAGTCGGGCGGAGGACCAGACCCCGTCTTCGGGTTGGGATTCTCTGAGCACGGAACGAACCAGCCGTTCGACGTTATTCAGGTTGGATTCCATTTCCAGTGTATCGTAAATGCGGTTATAGCCCTTTTTATACAGGGTTTCGTCTGAATCGGCGGGGTTGTACTGGTAGTGAACCAGCCCGATGGATTCGGTCAAGCCGTGTGCGATGAGTGCGCCAGTGGCGACCACCGCGCGGACCAGACCCCTGTCGATCATGTCACAGATGATGCTGCCCTGCTTGGCGACGGTCATGGCACCGGAGAGTGTCAGGATGGCTTTACATTCGGTGTCTTGCGACATTTCCAGCAGGATATCATAAGCGACGCCCAGCTTTCGCCCCGAGAAGGCCGTTTCGGACATAGCCTGCAGCAGGTCAGAGAAGGAATTGACATTGGAAAGATCCAGGCTTTTCAGAGGCTTTAAACCATCGCCTCGTCCATCGTGGAATTCTCGTTCACCGCTCATGTTTTGCTTTCTATTGGTGTCGCTGCGAGTGTCGTCTGCCGGAATCGATCCATCCGTCAGGTGCGCTCGATGACTGTCAACAGACATCGAAACACACCTGGCGTGATTTGATGGTATCTTGGAATTCTAAACCAGTCAAATTACCCGTTCCGGGATCAAATCAAGAACTGGAACCAGTTTCAGGAGGTATACCGGGCGGGAATGGTTGGATGAGAATTTATAGAGCGACGATCTGTTCTGCTTCCGTGTGGGAACTGGCTGGTTCCTGTAAAGCAGGTCTCCCATTGGGGATAGGGAATCGGGGCATCTCAAGAATACTGACGTCACCGAGGTCGACTTCTTCCCGAATGTAACGCAATACGTCATTCGGGTCGGTCTCGCCACAGGTGAAAACGTCCAAAGCGATTAAGCCCAGGTCGGCATAGCAGTGAGCTGAGCAGTGGCTTTCATCGAGAAGGCACATCGCGGTGAAGCCCGGTGCTGAATTATGACCAAAGTGATATCGAACCTGTGAAATCACAGTTGCACCAGCGCGTGTTGCTCCCCGCGCCATGGCTTCAAGTACCAGTTGGTCGTTTAGACAAACGTCCCGCGGGACATTACGACAATCAATGAGAAGATGTCTTCCTTTATGCAACTCATAAACCCTCCACTAGAGGTGCCAGAAAAAAATGGGCATCCGATTGTTAATGAAACTGTTCGAGACGATTTCGAATCGTAATGCCTATATCGGTACGCTTTTTTAAAAGTTCGAGATTATTATGTGATCACTCAGGAAAATACAAGAAATAAATTCACGAATTTGCGTGGAATTTACAAAAATAGAACCGGAATCGGTTCCCGGGATCTCTTTCCCTGATTTGGAGGTCCAACTCAGGGCGTGCTCTAGGCTTCTGATTGTCTCGAACTGATGGATACGGCTCTGGTTTTTCGGTCCCTTTTCAGGCCGGGATGCGCAAAATCTACAGGAGCGAATCTACCTTCTCTGTCCTGAGAGACCGGGTATCTTTTGGATGGGCAAAGTGGTTTCCCAGTGACTCTGAATGAATCGAGGCCGGGGCACCGTGGGGCACCTCGGCCTCAGCCAGGATGGTCATTGAATCAGGTCGAATGTCCTAGAATTCTCCGATGACATTCCCATCACTAATCGTTCCCAAATAGCGGAAGGTATCGTAATTCATGTTCTCGCTGAGAAAACGGACGGCCCCGTCACCCAGGAGAAAATGAGCGCCCCCTTCATGCTTACTGGAGAAATTGGCAATATGGTTGGTGGTATTTGGCGGATGTTGCATGGTCATCATCCCCCCCTGCCCGACGTGACCAAGGATCAGCGAGGCGGGGCCTTCCGTCATCGAAGCCATCGCCATGCCGGCGGGACGTGTCGCATCAGGGATGGCTGCATACCAGGTGGAGTCGGCTTGAATGACCGTGGTGGCCCCTACAAACTGATGCTGGTGAGAGCGTTCGCCCACGACAATCGTATTGGAGGCTCCGTCGGTGATATCACGAATTTTGATATTCGAGTTCCGGAACAAGATCCCTTTGTCATCGGGATTTCCCGGAGCCGAGGTCAAGCTGCCATATCCGAAGATCCCGACATAGTTTGCTGAAGAAAGCTGGTAGGTATTCGTGCCATCTGTGACAGAGAACACGCCTTGGTGCGTATCGCTGGGACAGCGAAAAATGGGAATCGCTTCGTCAGCCAGTTCAATGTTAGGTGTGACGGTCGCATCCAGATTCAGATTGAGCTGATTGTAGAGTGGTGCCTGATCCAGATATGGCAGGAGCATGGTGCCCCAGGCAAAGCCGG
This genomic interval from Gimesia alba contains the following:
- a CDS encoding deoxyhypusine synthase family protein; amino-acid sequence: MSGEREFHDGRGDGLKPLKSLDLSNVNSFSDLLQAMSETAFSGRKLGVAYDILLEMSQDTECKAILTLSGAMTVAKQGSIICDMIDRGLVRAVVATGALIAHGLTESIGLVHYQYNPADSDETLYKKGYNRIYDTLEMESNLNNVERLVRSVLRESQPEDGVWSSARLCRALGKRLSEIDEGRGILRSAYEQNVPVFIPAFTDSEIGLDVSTWAMSEYIAQSGKALEDLDQAEILTALPSFNPFIDLQEYAQLMRDASTLGIFTIGGGVPRNWAQQVAPYYEIANYRLGTEWKEPRFKYGIRICPEPVHWGGLSGCTYSEGVSWGKFVSPQDGGRFAEVYADATVVLPLLMKAVFEKLDESR
- a CDS encoding DUF1559 domain-containing protein, encoding MNSLTPKFKPQKRGFTLIELLVVIAIIAILIALLLPAVQQAREAARRSTCKNSLKQIGLALHNYHDSHRAYPPGYIARGVNPTQDSTFETGPGFAWGTMLLPYLDQAPLYNQLNLNLDATVTPNIELADEAIPIFRCPSDTHQGVFSVTDGTNTYQLSSANYVGIFGYGSLTSAPGNPDDKGILFRNSNIKIRDITDGASNTIVVGERSHQHQFVGATTVIQADSTWYAAIPDATRPAGMAMASMTEGPASLILGHVGQGGMMTMQHPPNTTNHIANFSSKHEGGAHFLLGDGAVRFLSENMNYDTFRYLGTISDGNVIGEF
- a CDS encoding M14-type cytosolic carboxypeptidase, translating into MLGRRVVLIGFILSVIVAVPHAGAGELTVSSAFEGGSAEVLEIDQTTRSIKIRPAGDPQFGWPCWWYFQVTGIQPGEAITVTVDASQMKQANGQKLSSNWALPERAAFSVDQKHWRQTPAGVKDPGTFQWTVKVDAAQAWFAWGPPFVPADAKQLVDRLSREHANVTAFELCKTRAGRAVPALVVSESGDKNDSRMVIWVQARQHAWESGGSWVGRGFIEWAVSEDPQAMALRKKADIYFVPIMDVDNVATGNGGKNQVPHDHNRDWSETPRWNSVKTAMRSIKEFDEQKRLVLFVDLHNPGSNSKRPFFYVTPPELATKKRKQLQGAFIAACRHEMKVPLELDQNTPSTGPKYDQRWKEISSNWVRSATREHVVGITLETCWNTRYSNPAGYMTVGRQLGLGIARYLKTDPRSSSAPD
- a CDS encoding DUF1501 domain-containing protein, whose protein sequence is MLQQFDQSSASSRRHFLAQSAFGVSSLALASLLKEEQLLAAPEKPALEEKTYDLLPKKTNHPARAKSMISIFCGGGPSHLDLFDRKPMLDQYAGKRFPGDGIKYDNAGQATSIIMPAPNTFEKCGESGMEINTAMLPHLGEVVDDITLIRSMQLPNIRNHVAGMRAMTTGRGREGWPSLGSWITYGLGAETQNLPAFVAITIPRNPVGSPFWDSRHLPSIYQGTVVSKSEPRIANLNPIRELRGKPQSNQLDLLKELNQIHLKRHPGEDDLSARIASYELAARMQTAATEALDLTKETEATHKMYGVDDPVTKEFADACILARRFVERGVRFVQIWNYAWDMHENIFESLQRRCDACDKPCAALVTDLKNRGLLDSTMVQWGGEMGRLPVIQDRGKGKKPGRDHNTEGFSIWMAGGGIKEGHVHGATDDFGHRAVEDVVTQHDFHATLLHQFGLNYADLNYAHNAQPVALVEPGQGKVATGILK
- a CDS encoding S-adenosylmethionine decarboxylase family protein, with the translated sequence MHKGRHLLIDCRNVPRDVCLNDQLVLEAMARGATRAGATVISQVRYHFGHNSAPGFTAMCLLDESHCSAHCYADLGLIALDVFTCGETDPNDVLRYIREEVDLGDVSILEMPRFPIPNGRPALQEPASSHTEAEQIVAL